Proteins co-encoded in one Nothobranchius furzeri strain GRZ-AD chromosome 4, NfurGRZ-RIMD1, whole genome shotgun sequence genomic window:
- the dusp5 gene encoding dual specificity protein phosphatase 5: MKVSSIDCRRLRKIIRKECGSCLIVDCRPYFSFTNSSIKGSVNVNLNSVVVRRSRGGPVPLQFVIPDEKALYRLKEGSISAIVALDDRTSHWQKLKKDSVAQIVINTLSHLASGTSICFLKGGYENFHSQYPELCTEVKTTDQSGTETEKRVNSDKLSHHKPDYDQGKPVEILPFLYLGSAYHASRQDYLSDLHITALLNVSRRDLQPAKGHFDYKWIPVEDSHMADISSHFQEAIEFIDHIKQSGGKVLVHCEAGISRSPTICMAYIMRTQQLRLDEAFDIIKQRRAVVSPNFSFMGQLLQFESEVLSNAPALAVTPEPATPCVPESASFFASDFSTTFSTKNFEPPVFTLPTSCLQSPVHHQLKLSPITALP, translated from the exons ATGAAAGTCTCCAGCATAGACTGCCGGCGGCTGAGGAAAATCATCAGGAAGGAGTGCGGAAGCTGCCTTATTGTGGATTGTCGACCTTATTTCTCCTTCACGAACTCCAGTATTAAAGGTTCTGTCAACGTCAACCTGAACTCTGTGGTGGTCCGGAGGTCCCGGGGCGGACCGGTGCCTCTGCAGTTCGTCATCCCGGATGAGAAAGCCCTGTATCGGCTCAAGGAAGGGAGCATATCGGCCATTGTAGCGCTTGATGATCGGACGTCCCACTGGCAGAAACTGAAAAAGGACAGTGTAGCGCAAATAGTCATCAACACCTTGTCACATCTGGCGAGCGGGACAAGCATCTGTTTCCTCAAAG GAGGATACGAAAACTTCCACTCTCAATACCCTGAACTTTGCACTGAGGTGAAAACCACTGACCAGAGCGGAACTGAAACCGAGAAAAGAGTCAACAGCGACAAGCTTTCTCACCACAAACCAGATTACGATCAG GGTAAACCTGTAGAGATCCTGCCTTTCCTCTACCTCGGTAGTGCCTACCACGCCTCTAGACAGGACTATCTCAGTGACCTTCACATCACGGCCTTGCTCAACGTGTCACGCAGGGACCTGCAGCCGGCCAAGGGCCACTTTGATTACAAGTGGATCCCGGTGGAGGACAGCCACATGGCCGACATCAGCTCTCACTTCCAGGAGGCCATTGAATTTATAG ATCACATAAAGCAATCCGGAGGGAAGGTTCTGGTGCACTGCGAAGCCGGCATCTCACGCTCACCCACCATCTGCATGGCTTACATCATGAGGACCCAGCAGCTGCGTCTAGACGAAGCCTTTGACATCATCAAGCAGCGTCGGGCGGTCGTTTCGCCGAACTTCAGCTTCATGGGCCAGCTGCTGCAGTTTGAGTCTGAGGTCCTGTCCAATGCCCCAGCTCTCGCTGTCACACCCGAACCAGCCACTCCTTGTGTTCCGGAGTCTGCCTCGTTTTTCGCCAGTGACTTTTCCACCACCTTCAGCACCAAAAACTTTGAGCCGCCCGTGTTCACCCTCCCTACCTCTTGCCTGCAGTCCCCGGTCCACCACCAGTTGAAACTGAGCCCAATAACTGCACTGCCTTAA